Genomic window (Spiroplasma sabaudiense Ar-1343):
TAAAGCAAAAAGCTTTACAGAAATTTACAATATACTTAATAGAAGTAACCAAATTATCGGACTTACAGCGACCCCAGAAAGAGAAGATGGTACCAATATTAAAGACGAATATTTTGATGGAGAGTATGCTTTTGAGTTAAGACTATGGGATGCCGTATCTGAAAATATGCTTTCTAAATTTGATTACTATTTTATTAAAGATGATTCAGTGGATATTTCAGGAATCAGTCTTCAAAACACAAGTGAAATTTCTGAAAAATTAAGAACAAATTTGAGAAATGATTTTGTTTATAAAAATATTGTTAAATATATTGATCAAAAAGTTATTGAAAACAGTGTTTTGATTTTTTGTGTAGATCAAAAGCACGCATTAAGTGTTAACAGTTTCTTAAAATCTAAAGGACTCATGTCAGAGTGCTTGATTTCCGATCAGAAAAATTCTAGAAGCGATACAATTAATAGATTTAAAAATAAGGATTTCAATTATTTATGTGTTGTCAACATTTTCAATGAGGGAATTGATGTACCCGATGTCAATCATTTGATCTTTTTAAGACCTACTCAGTCACTAACACTTTATATACAGCAATTTGGAAGAGGTTTAAGATGAAAATTAGATAAAAAATTGCAGGTATTAGACTTTGTAAACAATGTTGATATGAAATTTAACAAAAATTATAGTCCGATAAACATATTAAATGCTTTTTTGAACAAAAACAACAGACTAACATTTGAACATTCTTTAGATAATCTTAATGATCTGCTACCAGAAGGGTCAAATGTTTTTTTAGATACCAAAGTCCAAAAAGAAGTTATGGAAGCAATCAAAAATGCCGTCCAGAACAGAAAAAACATTTTCAAAAATTTAAGCAGCAGTGATATATCTAATAATTTCATTTCCTATAAGAACTTCTTTTTAGAAACCGGTTTGTCTTTAAGTGATGTTTACTATAAAGGTAATAACAATGGACTAAAAAGCTTTCTTTTCGAAGAAAACAGAGCTAAATTTAAATCGACATCAATAATGAAGCAATTTTTATGAATTAACAATTATGAGTTAATTTCTAAATTCATTTCAATTATAAATTCTTCTATTCTTTCTGGTGACAAATTAATTGATAATATTTTTGTTCATTCCTTTTTTTATAATTATTCTTCATTGTCAAAGATTAATGAAGAATTTGGGACCACAGATTTTAATGAAATTATATTTTCAAAAGAAAATCAATATTTAGTCAGGGAGATTCTCTTTTTGTTAAAATATAAATTAAAATATGAAAATTTAATTTCAAGTAAAAAAATAAATAGCGAACTTAAATTTGTAGGTACTTATTTTACAAAAAGGCAATCATTAGCTTTAGCTGGAATTTCGAATTTAAATGAATTCAGTATTCAATTAATTCAAGGGGTTTTTAAAAACAAAAATAGAAATAAATTTATAATTTGAGCCAGCGATCCATCAGGAAAAGAAAAGTATGACTTTCAAAATTTTTATGACAAATCTAAAAACACCATGGGTTGGCCTTCGCCAGATGACTGGAGTGAAAAAAATAAAACTTGTCAAGAATTTTTAAGTTCTGAAACAATTTTTGTCTTTTACAAGGATTCTCTTTTGAAAAAAAATTTTAACGATGAGGTTTTTGAATTTAAGGGTCGGGTTTTGTCAAAAAAAATATCACCAAATACCAACAAAGGTCTTTACTTTAAAATCGAAGTTGATAGTTGTGTTTAAAATTTATACAAATTTAAAACTTAGCTCGGTTTTATTTAATGATACAACTACATTATCGAAAAACACCAACATTAGCGATACCAATCTGTATAAAGCTAATGTTGGTTTTTTTGTGGTTCATTTTTTTATAAATCTTCGCTTTTAAAGTATTTTTCTTGATTATAACCCTTAAATACTATTACTATAAATTGTTCAATTGTCTTCTATTGACAAGTTCAGATATCTAAAAGTTGTTTCTATTTTTTCATGACCTAACTGCAACATTACCATCTTGGGACTAGCACCATTAGTTAATAAATGAGTGGCATGAGATCTTCTGATTGAATGGGGGGTAAATTCTTTTCCCAAAATTTCTTTAACTCAAATTCTCAACGTTTTAGTTGTAAAAGTGAATTCATTCAAATTAATTGTTGTTTCGTTACAATGAAAAATTTCTCTTAACTTATTTCCTTTCCCTAAAACAGTAATTGTTCGTGGATTGATTTTAATAATATTTTTTAATTCTTCAGCTCTAATTCCGGTTTCAAACAAAAATTTTATCACCATCTTTTTTTGAATTAATTTTTTGGAATCTCCATTGTTTATATTTGTTTTTTCTAGTAAAAAGTCTTTTTTGAAAACTGTTCGATAAACCTTGGGAATCTTTGGCATTTTGAATTGTTTCATTTTTACAATCCTTTTATCCTTGGCTCAATTCATATAAGAGCAAACAACATTGTAGTGGGTTCAAGCGGTGTTTGGCGAATTAAAATAGTTGGAGATTTGTGATTTAATTTCGGAAATATCGTTAAAAATGGTCGAGTACTTATTTAAGATCCCCTTATATGTTTTTAAAGTATTTTGACTGTACTTATTATCAGACAAAAATAATAAAAAATTATCTATTTTAATATTTTCACCTCCCTTCAGCCCGTTTTTATATAAAAATAGCAAATTATTTATAGGGAAAGAACTAAAGCAAAAATCAAAAAGTGATTGAAAAATTCTTTTTTATTTATATATTTAATTATATCAACTAAATTAAACAGCGGCATTTATTATTATAATATTTAAATGATTTTACTAAACCTCAAGTCAGTTTTTTTCCATTTTGCTTAAAAAAACGGGTTTTTAGGCTGCTATTGTCTTATCTTCTTGAATTTTTTACTTTTAGAGCCACTTTTTTAGATAATTTCTAACTCAATAATTTTTAATTTGTATTTCATTTGCCGTTTTTGGTTTAGTGGCTTTAAAATTTGGTATTTTTCTTAATTTCACAATACTTGTGAGTTAATAATTTTTAATGAACATTTATTAATAAAGGAGAAACAAATATGAAAAAATTACTATCAATTTTAGCGGCTACTACAATGGTTGTTTCAGCTCCGTTGAGTGTTGTTGCTTGTGGGGATGGAACCGGAGATAAAGTTGATCCAGAATGAGATTTTGATAAAACAAAAAACGAATTTACTAGAGAAGTTTCTAGAGTTTATCAAAATAGTTTAGCAAAAGACTACAGTGATTATTTTTTCACAAATCAACAAGATATTGATAAGGAAAAACTTTTTGAAAATATCTCTTTAACTAGCTTGGATAAAATGGTTGGAAGCGATTCTATGAAAATCCTAACCCCTGGTTCAAGTGATTTTAATAAAGTTGCAAGCGATTTAGAAAAAATTACTAATATCGATAATTTGAAAAAAAGTGCCGATCAAGAAATTGTTAAAAATGTCAATTTTAAACCAATGTTAATTGATGGTCAAAACCCATTTAATAACTCCAAGGTTGAATTTTCAGCAATTTCTGTTATAAAAATGGATAAAAACGCATTTTCAATCCAGTTTAAAACAGAATCTAATTTTTATTATAAAGATAGTACCGGAGATAAGGTTGTTGACAAAGTTTACTATCAATCATCAATTACAATTTTTGAAGAGCGTAATACATCTGAGGAAATGAAATTAATTTCAAAAACGTTGACTGAAAAAATTAACTCAACAAGTTATGCAAATTCATACAATTTTGAAAGCGTTGATGGAAGAGTTGACAAAAACGTTGAAGATATGGCCAAAAATTCTAATGTTAAGAATCGTTTTTTAGCTGCTACCGATGAGGTTAAAAAAAGCAATGCAGACTGAAGCAATTATGAGTTTAAAACTGATAATTTAACAATTGTTGGTAATGTTGAAGACTTTAATGCCGCAAATTTTTATGGTGATTCTGCTTATATTAAAACTTTTTCAGATGAATTTAGGGGTAAAACTGGTAATAGTTCTAGCAATTCATTAGATAAGTTTTATGATGAAATAAGTAAATCCTCACTTTCTCAAGAATATTTAAAAGATTTTGCAAAAAGTTGAGATGATGAATCAGTAATGACTAGTAAAGAACAAGATTTTGAAAGACCAAGATTAGATCCAAAATTCTATAATGAGGGGTGGACACACGCTTTTAACTCGTCTCCCACAATAAATGATTTAAGAGTTTATAAAAATATCATAGATGCAAGTCCAAACTTTAAAATAAATGATAGTGACAGCAAATTAGCTTCAAACACCGACAATAAATTATTGGGATTTTATTTGGTCGAAACTTCAGGGATTTATTTAGAATATAAATCAACAATAACATCAACAACAGTTAAAGTTGAGATGCCAAAAAATCAAATTGGGGTTAGACAAATATCCCCAATTGACACAAAAAAAGTGGTAGAGAATTTTTTTGCTTCTCAAATTACTACTTATAGAGAAATGTTTGGCTATAACGGGGGTGGATCTACAAGAGATCAATACAACATAGTTTTACCTCCAAGCTTAAGCGAACTCAAAAGAAATACTTTTTATGGCGCTGAGGAAATAATGCTGCCAGCTTACGAATTTGCAAAAGAAAAGGTAATTGAAAATCATCCAGAATATAAGATGTACTTAAATCATTTTTCAATGGGATATTCTCTGACTTTGCAGGAAAGATTAAGTTATGTGAAAATTGGTCAAAATAACGAATTATCTTTTTATGATAATAAAAAAGGAATTTATGGTTTAACAGAATTTCTTCCGGCAGATTTTAAACCGTGTTCTTCTTTCTTTTCAAAAGGTTCTTTAGGTTACCTAAATATAATCGGAGGTTTTGGATTTACAATGCCGGCCTTTACTCAGAATACTGAATGGGTTTTTCCTAAAACTAATAAACCATTTAAGGTAGTTTTCAGTTAAAAATAAATTATTGAAATAAAAATGTAGTAGGCTTTCAAGTTGACTGCATTTTTTTTTAAAAATTTGGGCTTTTTATATAAAAGTTAAGTTTTTTCTTGTAGATACCTGAAAACAGTTTATTAATAGGCAAATACTTTTTTTAAAAATTTGAATTTTTGATTGTTTGAAAAAGCAATTTCAAAGAATAATTCAAAAAAAATCATTACACATTAAGACCAAGGCAATCTGCATCTCTGAATGGATTACAAAAAAACTTGAAAACGACTCCTTAGTAGCGTTAATTTCAATTTCCAGTAACTAGGTTGATAACTAACATATAAAACTCTTTAGCACTAAAAGTATGGAATTAATTTACAAATATTATTAATGGTTTGAAAGCCGGTTTAAGACAATAAAAAATACATTTAATTTAATAACTAGTAAAATTGGTGCACTCATTTATCAGAGTTAGTTATCGAATTAAAAATTCTTACTTCTTATTACTACAAATCTCTAATTACATGTGTCACCTTCCAACAAATAGTAGATATTATTTGACAATGGAAATTCTCACCTTATTAAACTAATTTTTTATAAAACTCCGATCTAGATATTATAAATAAAGTATCTCGCGTTAGCCTAACTACCCCTCAAATTTTGCACAAAAAAAATCCCCTTCCGTAATCATAATTATTTTTCAATAGTTATGCATTCCTCGTAAGGGGATTTTTTGTGCAAAATTAGGAAGGCAATGAATTTAAACCGCTCTTTTATTGTTTTTAATTTTTAACTAATTATTGGAAGTTTTGATTTAATAATTACCCAATTCCACCAAAAAACCCCTTCAGTACACAATGCTTTTTGTGCTGAAGGGGTTATATGTTATATTTAAAAATATAAATCCTAGTCCGTATTTATTTTTTAATCAATGAAAACGGCTCTAAAAGGCTTTATATTTTGGTTCACATTATTTGGATTTAATGGGGCAATCATTGGCATTGTAAAACCAAAGTTTTTTGCACTACGAGGACCATTTTCAGACCCAAAAGAGTCCTTTGAAAAAAAGCATGATCCTAATTGAAATCCAAATGCAAAATATTGGCTATATTCATTTTCAGGCTCTTTATTAGTATTATAGAATGAAATTTCACCCGCTTTTCCTATTTTTGCATAACTAAATTCTCTAGATGTCCAATTAAAATTATCAAAGTGATTTAAGTACTTTTCATATTCTGGATTTTTTGAAATAACTTTTTTTCTTGCCAAGTCATATGCTGGTTCAAATAATTCTCTAAATGGTATAAAAGTATCTCTTTTAACACTTGATAAACTTTCTGGAAATTCTATAAAAAAACTTGTAAGTGTAGATCCACTATCGTTATATCCATAAAGTTGCTTATACAAGTTTACGTTTGCAGCAAAAAAATCTTCAACAACTTTCTTTGTAGATTCAGGAGCATTTTGTCTAATTCCGATTTGATTTTTGGGCATCTCAATATCTACAACAGTGCTTGTAAATGAATTTTTATATTTTAAAACTAAGCCGCTGGTTTCTGCCTTATAGATTCCCATTAACTTTGAATCTGTATTTTCAGAAAAATTTTTGTTTTTATCTAAGGCAAAATTTGGGCTAATTTCTGCTAAATCTTTTAGAAATTTTGAATATTTTGTTTCTAGAAATGGGTTAAACGCACGACTTCAACCAGCATTAGAAAGATTTTGATTTAATTCTGTTCTATAAGTAAATGTTCCTGCATCAAGACCACTTCAAACTCCTTTGTCATTTTCATCGGCTTCATAAACTTTTGCCAAATCCTTGAAAAAGTCATCTGAAATTTTGTCAGATTGCAGCTGGTCAAAAAATGTAAGAGTAGACTTTCTAGTACTACTTGGATTAGTAAAGTCTAAGCGGCCTTCTATCCCAGAAGCTCTTGAATAATGCATATAATCCTCATTATTGTGAGTGTTGGCGTCATCGAAATCCTCAACATTTCCTTTAACATCAACCTTGTCAGAACTAAATTTATAATCCTTTCATTCACTATTTTCTTTAATGACTTCCTCTCCGGCTGCCGAAAACTGTACTTAGTATTTGAATTCTTACCTAAACCCTCAACATTTTTATTAATACGACCATCAACACTTTCAAAATTAAATGAATTTGCATATTCTTTTTATTTTATTTTCAAAAGATTTAGAAATTAATTTCATTTCCTCGGATGTATTACGCTGTTTAAAAATTGTGATTGACGCCTGATAAGTAACGGTGTCGTTTACTTTTTGGTTTGACTTATCTTTAAAATAAAAATCAGAAATGGTTTTAAATTGAATTGTAAATATATCATTATCCAATTTTTGAACAGTAATTGTAGTAAAATCTATTTTCGAATTGTCAAATGGGTTAGCTCCATCAACCAACATTGGTTTGTAATTGACATTTTTAACAATCTCTTTGTCGGTCTTTTTTTTAAATTGTCAAAATTAGTTAATTTTTCCAAGTCGCTTGCAAAATTTTTAAAATCTTTTGAATCAGAATTAAGAGCTACGAAACTCTTGTCTCCAACAATTTCATCTAATTTGGATAAAGAAATGCTTTCAAAAATATTCTCTTTTTCAATATCTTCTTGATTTGTGAAAAAATAATCCTGAAAATCTCTTGTTAAACTTGCTTGATAAAATCTTCTAATTTCTCTTTTTAAGTCTATTGCTGTAGAATCAAAATCTCAGTCCTTATCTTGCTTCCCAGTTCCGTCCCCACAAGCAACAACACTCAATGGAGCGGAAACAACCATTGTAGTAGACGCTAAAATTGATAGTAATTTTTTCATATTTGTTTCTCCTTTATTAATAAATGTTCATTAAAAATTAATATAATTATATTTATAGTTTTATACAAATTAAAAATTGAGTATCTAAAATAAAATAGACAGCAAAAAAACACTGTTATAATTTTATTGAGAGGTGCTCTTTTTTTATGACTAGATAACGAACTAAAGCTGATAACTTAAAATTAATCAAATACGAAAAGACTAATACACAACTAGATACTATGAAAAAATTTTAATATAATTAAGTCAACTTTAAAAAGATAACTTAAAGAATACAAAAAATGGATCTGAATCACTAAGGATGAAATGATTTAAAAAGCATTTGGCAAAAACTGATAAACAAATATACTTCGCCATTTTTAATACTGAAAAGAAGTTTTTGATATCTTTGATGAGCAATTATTTAAAAGTTTCAAACAGTGATATGAACTTTGAACCAAATCTAAAAAAACTGCTCATAAAAATTTTAATGATAAAGTTGCAAAGCATGATTACTTTTGAAAATTAAAAGCAAATTTAACTTTCAAATGATTGCATCGTTTTTGAGTGGATATTGTGGTTTTGAATTGAATAAATCTTTGTTGCCGTACTCACCATCATAACATTTGCGATAGCCCAATATTTTAAACAGAAATTTTGAAACTGAAAAATAAAATTAAAAAATGGGGTACCGAAGTTACATTCATAGAAATTGACACAAATTTAGTTAACTTATTGCTGTAAAAGATTTGTTTGTTGCAGAAATATTGACTGGAAGCTAACAAAATCACCTAATAAAGGGTTATCTATTGATATTTTAAAGATAGAAACGCTGATGAGCTCACAACACCTTTAAGAGAAGACAATTTAGATACTTCAATTGGTTGAAAAAAATTATCTACCAATGTCAATATCAAGACGAGGTAAATTTGTTGATAACAAGGTGTGCGAAATTTTTTTGGAAACCCTAAATATTGAATCAGTTTATAAATATAAAGTCAAAAATTTGAGTTCTAAAAAAGTGTTTAGCGCTATAGAGGGAATAGCTGCGCCAAACCTAACCTTAAACACAAAAAAATCCCAACAAATTTTGTTGGGAGAATTTTTTTATTGTTAATTTTAATTGACATAGTCAAACTATTTTATAAAATTCATTTTATATATCACGATTATAACAATCTGTTACTTTTTTGTGTTTGTTTTTTAATATTTATTTCTAGTCGACAAATACAGCCTTAACTGGTTTGTAATTTGGAATTAGTTTTATATCTCTTATAGAAATCAAAGGCATTGAAAATCCAAAATTTCATTGTCCACCAAGCCCGCTTTTCACACCGTAAGAATCTTTTGAAAAGAAGTAAGATCCTGGGGAACAAATTCACGGAAAGTAAGGTCCATAAGTTTTATGCGGTAGCTTGTTGGCATCATAAAATGACATTACATTATTGTTGTCTATTTTTATATATTCACATTCATTGCCTGATCCAGCACCAAAACTAGCGAAGCTTGTTAAATATTTTTCGTAATTAGAATTTTTTGAAATAACTTTTTTTCTTGCTTGCTCGTAGGCTGGGTTAAACACCTCTCCGAATGTATAAAAGGTGTCTCTTTTAAGGCTTCCTAAACTATTTGGCATCTCAATAAAAAAGTTTGTAGTTGTTGATCCGCTACCATTGTATCCATACATTTGCTTAAACAAATTCACATTCGCAGCAAAGAAGTCTTCAACTATTTTTTTAGTAGTTTCAGGAGCGTTTTGTCTAATTCCAATTTGTATTTTTGGCATTTGAAGATCTATTGTGTTACCTGTAAATGAATTGTAGTAATTAAGAATTAATCCACTTGTTTCGACTTTATAGATTCCCATTAGTTTGGAATCTTTATTTTCAGATATTTCCTTGTTTTGGTCTAATGCAAAATTAGGACTAATTGAAGATAAGTCAGTCAAAACTTTAGAATATTTTTTATCTAAAAACGGATTAAAGGCGCGACTTCAACCCTTGTCAGAAAGGTCATTATCTAGTTCAGGAGCATAACTTCAATCACCTGATTTCAACTGGTCTCAATCACCTGTATTTTTTTTGCTAGCATCAAATGAAGTTGCCATACTTTTAAAATAGCTCTCCGGAATTTCATCAGACTGCATTTTTTCCATAAAACCAAGCACGCCAGGATCCATACTCTCTGGATTATCAACCATTACAAGCCCAAGTTGAGGGACACTGTTATATGGAATATAATCCCTACTATTATGTGTGTTGGTCAGATCAAAGTCTTCAACACTACCTTTGATATTCATGTTATCGGCTTTAAAACTGTATTCTTTTCATTCATTATTTTCTTTTAAAACTTCTCCACCTGCTGTTAAAAATTGGTTTTTAACATTGGAGTTTTTATCTAAATTATCAATATTTTTGTAAATACGTCCATCTTCACTTTCAAAATTAAATGAATTTGCATATTCTTTTGATTTTATTTTATTTTCAAAAGATTTAGAAATTAATTTCATTTCCTCGGATGTATTACGCTCTTTAAAAATTGTGATTGACGACTGATAAGTAACAGTGTCGTTTACTTTTTGGTTTGACTTATCTTTAAAATAAAAATCAGAAATGGTTTTAAAATGAATTGTAAATATTTCATTATCCAAT
Coding sequences:
- a CDS encoding lipoprotein; translated protein: MKKLLSILAATTMVVSAPLSVVACGDGTGKPDKDWDFDSTAIDFKREIGRVYQTSLTRDFQDYFFTNQEDIEKENIFESISLSKLDEIVGDNSFVNLNTDSKDFKNFASDLEKLTNFDNLKKETDKEIVKNVNYKPMLVDGANPFDNSKIDFTTITVQKLDNEIFTIHFKTISDFYFKDKSNQKVNDTVTYQSSITIFKERNTSEEMKLISKSFENKIKSKEYANSFNFESEDGRIYKNIDNLDKNSNVKNQFLTAGGEVLKENNEWKEYSFKADNMNIKGSVEDFDLTNTHNSRDYIPYNSVPQLGLVMVDNPESMDPGVLGFMEKMQSDEIPESYFKSMATSFDASKKNTGDWDQLKSGDWSYAPELDNDLSDKGWSRAFNPFLDKKYSKVLTDLSSISPNFALDQNKEISENKDSKLMGIYKVETSGLILNYYNSFTGNTIDLQMPKIQIGIRQNAPETTKKIVEDFFAANVNLFKQMYGYNGSGSTTTNFFIEMPNSLGSLKRDTFYTFGEVFNPAYEQARKKVISKNSNYEKYLTSFASFGAGSGNECEYIKIDNNNVMSFYDANKLPHKTYGPYFPWICSPGSYFFSKDSYGVKSGLGGQWNFGFSMPLISIRDIKLIPNYKPVKAVFVD
- a CDS encoding lipoprotein, which gives rise to MKKLLSILASTTMVVSAPLSVVACGDGTGKQDKDWDFDSTAIDLKREIRRFYQASLTRDFQDYFFTNQEDIEKENIFESISLSKLDEIVGDKSFVALNSDSKDFKNFASDLEKLTNFDNLKKRPTKRLLKMSITNQCWLMELTHLTIRK
- a CDS encoding DEAD/DEAH box helicase family protein → MKKDKLDKETLAYEEILLEGKQEKSNDDINILDNKEDFLISHFNNLVRKKISSLPDYDSKNKIINSMLNLLDYEEFSNKMSYKGQKFEKTLSNNAIYTNKDFFKDFKKEFLTSCEINIIAPFFSRHMINTHLRPFLEDICESKRIKIKILTTTFDGKSIFLDLDGLRNIVNEFNNVDIEVKIENLFKKNSSRIHVKSYIFKRENGFGSAYVGSSNYTTTGMITGNEWNHKTSEFENNYVFKEIVYNFELLWNNPDLVNINNDEEVKEIIENQNFYKNNNKLIFNHEKIIPKNYQQEALNALKNRRDQKLKKHLVVMATGTGKTIVAALDYLNQINENNGIKPKMLFIADKVEIIRQAMNTFRKLINDQGFGVEFSGECEANLETEDYVFATVQKLLNYKEILIKKDFDLVIFDEAHHVKAKSFTEIYNILNRSNQIIGLTATPEREDGTNIKDEYFDGEYAFELRLWDAVSENMLSKFDYYFIKDDSVDISGISLQNTSEISEKLRTNLRNDFVYKNIVKYIDQKVIENSVLIFCVDQKHALSVNSFLKSKGLMSECLISDQKNSRSDTINRFKNKDFNYLCVVNIFNEGIDVPDVNHLIFLRPTQSLTLYIQQFGRGLRWKLDKKLQVLDFVNNVDMKFNKNYSPINILNAFLNKNNRLTFEHSLDNLNDLLPEGSNVFLDTKVQKEVMEAIKNAVQNRKNIFKNLSSSDISNNFISYKNFFLETGLSLSDVYYKGNNNGLKSFLFEENRAKFKSTSIMKQFLWINNYELISKFISIINSSILSGDKLIDNIFVHSFFYNYSSLSKINEEFGTTDFNEIIFSKENQYLVREILFLLKYKLKYENLISSKKINSELKFVGTYFTKRQSLALAGISNLNEFSIQLIQGVFKNKNRNKFIIWASDPSGKEKYDFQNFYDKSKNTMGWPSPDDWSEKNKTCQEFLSSETIFVFYKDSLLKKNFNDEVFEFKGRVLSKKISPNTNKGLYFKIEVDSCV
- a CDS encoding tyrosine-type recombinase/integrase codes for the protein MKQFKMPKIPKVYRTVFKKDFLLEKTNINNGDSKKLIQKKMVIKFLFETGIRAEELKNIIKINPRTITVLGKGNKLREIFHCNETTINLNEFTFTTKTLRIWVKEILGKEFTPHSIRRSHATHLLTNGASPKMVMLQLGHEKIETTFRYLNLSIEDNWTIYSNSI
- a CDS encoding lipoprotein, which encodes MKKLLSILAATTMVVSAPLSVVACGDGTGDKVDPEWDFDKTKNEFTREVSRVYQNSLAKDYSDYFFTNQQDIDKEKLFENISLTSLDKMVGSDSMKILTPGSSDFNKVASDLEKITNIDNLKKSADQEIVKNVNFKPMLIDGQNPFNNSKVEFSAISVIKMDKNAFSIQFKTESNFYYKDSTGDKVVDKVYYQSSITIFEERNTSEEMKLISKTLTEKINSTSYANSYNFESVDGRVDKNVEDMAKNSNVKNRFLAATDEVKKSNADWSNYEFKTDNLTIVGNVEDFNAANFYGDSAYIKTFSDEFRGKTGNSSSNSLDKFYDEISKSSLSQEYLKDFAKSWDDESVMTSKEQDFERPRLDPKFYNEGWTHAFNSSPTINDLRVYKNIIDASPNFKINDSDSKLASNTDNKLLGFYLVETSGIYLEYKSTITSTTVKVEMPKNQIGVRQISPIDTKKVVENFFASQITTYREMFGYNGGGSTRDQYNIVLPPSLSELKRNTFYGAEEIMLPAYEFAKEKVIENHPEYKMYLNHFSMGYSLTLQERLSYVKIGQNNELSFYDNKKGIYGLTEFLPADFKPCSSFFSKGSLGYLNIIGGFGFTMPAFTQNTEWVFPKTNKPFKVVFS